The DNA window ccgtacaggtcaccgagcTCGCCGACGCCGTGTTCATCGGATGTACGGTCAACCACTCCGTCCTTGACGGCACATCCTTCTGGCACTTCTTCAACACCTTCGCCGAGATTAACCGAGGCGCcaagaaaatatcaaaatctcCTGATTTTTCCCGCGACACCGTCTTCAACTCGCCGGCGGTGCTCCATTTCCCAGAAGGAGGCCCTAAGGTCACCTTCTCCGGCAACGATCCGCTGCGTGAGAGAATCTTCCATTTCACCAGAGAATCAATTCTCAAACTGAAAAACAGAGCAAATAACACTCATCTGTTCAAAACAACGCATAACTGTAACAGTGATGATAACGGTAACTGTAACGATAATGGCCTTTCTGAAACGGCCGAGATTCTCGGGAAGCAGTTAAATGACAGCTGGAATGCCGTACACCGATATAACGGCGCGAAAACGGCGGAGATTTCGTCGTTTCAATCTTTGAGCGCGCAGCTCTGGCGTTCCGTGACTCGTGCCAGGAACCTACCTGATTCCAAAACGACGACGTTCCGTATGGCTGTGAACTGCCGCCACCGCCTCCAGCCGAAGATGGACTCGCACTACTTTGGTAACGCGATACAGAGCATCCCGACCGTCGCTACCGTCGGCGAGCTGCTGTCCCGGGATCTGCGCTGGGGTGCCAATCTCCTCCACAACAACGTGGTTGCGCACGACGACGCCACAGTGCGCCGCGGCGTAGAGGATTGGGAGAGCGCGCCGAGGCTGTTCCCGCTGGGGAACTTCGACGGCGCGATGATCACGATGGGCAGCTCGCCGCGATTCCCGATGTACAACAACGATTTCGGGTGGGGCAAACCCCTCGCCGTGCGGAGCGGCGCGGCCAACAAATTCGACGGCAAGATATCGGCTTTTCCAGGGAGGGAAGGCAGCGGCAGCGTTGATTTGGAGGTGGTTCTGGCTCCTGAGACGATGGCTGGGCTGCTGTCCGATGGGGAGTTCATGCAATATGTATCGGTGATAGACTGAGCCGGGTCGTACGCGATCACGCCCCCACTGTGGGTGGGACCCGCCGTTAATGTTTGAAATTACGGTTAATCCGTTATGGTGACTGGCTCGTGGGATTTAGGAATTGGTCAAAACTTAGTCAATCGCTGTGGTGAGATTGATTTGGACGGTTGCGATGAGACGTTAAAACCGCGACGTTTTGGCTACTAGTGTAGTGTGTGGGTGTGGATGTTTGTACTATTGTAGGGgaattattatattatattttatctgCTTAAAGAATTATGCACGTGATGAAATTGCCGAATTTCTTAATGTGAATAATCCATTAAAAGCCTCtat is part of the Malus domestica chromosome 12, GDT2T_hap1 genome and encodes:
- the LOC103450600 gene encoding protein ENHANCED PSEUDOMONAS SUSCEPTIBILITY 1-like encodes the protein MPCSDSSVSVISQCTIYPDQKSAVKSLKLSVSDLPMLSCHYIQKGVLLDSPPFSVVDLLPSLKHSLSLALSHFPALAGRFETDADGHVHIVCNDTGVGFVHAKAKNLSLDAVLQPNADVPHCFREFFAYQRTLSYSGHFRPLAAVQVTELADAVFIGCTVNHSVLDGTSFWHFFNTFAEINRGAKKISKSPDFSRDTVFNSPAVLHFPEGGPKVTFSGNDPLRERIFHFTRESILKLKNRANNTHLFKTTHNCNSDDNGNCNDNGLSETAEILGKQLNDSWNAVHRYNGAKTAEISSFQSLSAQLWRSVTRARNLPDSKTTTFRMAVNCRHRLQPKMDSHYFGNAIQSIPTVATVGELLSRDLRWGANLLHNNVVAHDDATVRRGVEDWESAPRLFPLGNFDGAMITMGSSPRFPMYNNDFGWGKPLAVRSGAANKFDGKISAFPGREGSGSVDLEVVLAPETMAGLLSDGEFMQYVSVID